A stretch of the Ornithodoros turicata isolate Travis chromosome 4, ASM3712646v1, whole genome shotgun sequence genome encodes the following:
- the LOC135393272 gene encoding RING finger protein 151-like: MCSAKCLSGFSSAMDWRPIEFMDLPSVRSCSLCNVVPKETFLLECSHALCGQCYQVVLRGNQRCPLDGESTQESEAQVCVFKPNHLQKCKMRCCNSSNGCDFVGNMEQVKNHFLSGCAFHVVSCNRCNAAVLRRDIVSHYGGQQCKSSSSSGREAGDNEGVVNIGRKIDASLDAIAERICAIETQLNNHTAGVEGAKQCTSANKQLLDQLLERLERTDGALRNAATNLLSREDLKGTLEVGSKTINEGTGQGRAGNAASGAQDNRGITSVATDEIIEKLNTIGRQLDTMEHIVKAGTNQAVWHIRGITELASKSKERGGLKHYSDVFVLCGYSVRMQLMFVGSGDETVHFSLQICQSAYDSFLKWPFCTSCDFTLLNPLNNGRKLFSSKGI; this comes from the coding sequence ATGTGTTCCGCAAAATGCTTGAGTGGATTTTCATCCGCCATGGATTGGCGTCCGATTGAGTTCATGGACCTCCCTTCCGTCCGATCCTGTTCTTTATGCAACGTGGTTCCCAAAGAGACATTTCTTCTGGAATGTTCTCATGCACTCTGTGGCCAGTGTTATCAGGTCGTCCTTCGTGGCAATCAACGTTGCCCACTCGATGGAGAAAGTACACAAGAAAGCGAAGCGCAAGTATGCGTGTTCAAGCCGAATCACCTCCAGAAATGCAAAATGCGCTGTTGCAACTCCAGCAACGGGTGCGACTTCGTTGGGAATATGGAGCAAGTGAAGAATCACTTCCTAAGTGGCTGTGCCTTCCATGTTGTGTCGTGTAACAGGTGCAATGCCGCAGTGCTGCGCCGTGATATCGTCAGTCATTACGGCGGACAACAATGCAAGAGTTCGTCATCCAGCGGACGTGAAGCAGGAGATAACGAAGGAGTCGTGAACATCGGCCGGAAAATCGACGCCTCGCTGGACGCTATCGCTGAGAGAATTTGCGCGATTGAAACTCAGCTCAACAATCATACCGCTGGCGTCGAAGGCGCGAAGCAGTGCACGTCTGCAAATAAGCAGCTATTGGATCAACTTCTCGAGCGGCTGGAACGTACAGATGGAGCGCTAAGAAATGCAGCGACAAATCTGTTGTCGCGAGAGGACCTCAAGGGAACACTCGAAGTCGGTTCGAAGACAATCAATGAGGGAACAGGGCAAGGGAGGGCAGGGAACGCCGCAAGCGGTGCGCAGGATAACCGTGGAATAACCAGCGTGGCTACCGATGAAATCATTGAAAAACTGAACACTATTGGACGGCAGCTGGACACAATGGAGCATATTGTGAAAGCAGGAACGAATCAGGCAGTGTGGCATATTCGGGGCATTACTGAACTTGCGTCCAAGTCCAAGGAGCGAGGGGGCCTAAAGCATTACTCGGATGTATTCGTCCTTTGTGGTTATTCTGTGCGAATGCAACTAATGTTCGTCGGCAGTGGGGATGAGACCGTCCACTTCTCCCTCCAGATCTGCCAGAGCGCATACGATTCTTTCCTAAAGTGGCCATTTTGTACGTCTTGCGACTTCACACTGTTGAACCCCCTTAACAACGGACGTAAACTATTTAGTTCCAAAGGTATCTGA